The proteins below come from a single Orcinus orca chromosome 6, mOrcOrc1.1, whole genome shotgun sequence genomic window:
- the ACTL7B gene encoding actin-like protein 7B produces MATRNSPSPKPVGTAQGDPGEAGTLPGPEAGIRDTSSSTQLKMKPKKVRKIKALIIDLGSQYCKCGYAGEPRPTYFISSTVGKRCSEAADAGDTRKEVYVGHELLNMEAPLKLINPLKYGIVVDWDCVQNIWEYIFHTAMKIFPEEHAVLVSDPPLSPTSNREKYAELMFETFGIPAMHVTSQSLLSIYSYGKTSGLVVESGHGVSHVVPISEGNVLPGLTRRADYAGSNLTSYLLQLLNDAGHKFTDDHLHIIEHIKKKCCYSALKPEEELSLCLEDLRVDYELPDGKLITIGQERFQCAEMLFKPTLVGSDQPGLPELTAACLNHCQEAGFKEEMAANVLLCGGCTMLDGFPERFQRELSLLCPGDSPTVAAAPERKTSVWTGGSILASLQAFQQLWVSKEEFEERGSEAIYSKC; encoded by the coding sequence ATGGCGACGAGGAACAGCCCTAGCCCCAAGCCCGTGGGCACGGCTCAGGGGGACCCTGGAGAGGCAGGCACGCTGCCAGGTCCTGAGGCTGGCATCCGGGACACAAGTTCATCCACTCAGCTGAAGATGAAGCCCAAGAAGGTGCGTAAGATCAAGGCACTCATCATTGACCTGGGCTCCCAGTACTGTAAGTGTGGCTACGCGGGTGAGCCGAGGCCCACCTACTTCATCTCCTCCACTGTGGGCAAGCGCTGCTCGGAGGCGGCTGATGCTGGTGACACCCGCAAGGAGGTCTACGTGGGCCACGAGCTGCTCAACATGGAGGCGCCTCTGAAGCTGATTAACCCGCTAAAATACGGCATCGTGGTGGACTGGGACTGCGTCCAGAACATCTGGGAGTACATCTTCCACACAGCCATGAAGATCTTCCCCGAGGAGCATGCCGTGCTGGTCTCCGACCCCCCACTCAGCCCCACCAGCAACCGCGAGAAGTACGCAGAGCTCATGTTCGAGACCTTTGGCATCCCTGCCATGCATGTGACCTCCCAGTCGTTGCTGTCCATCTACTCCTATGGCAAGACCTCCGGGCTGGTGGTGGAGAGTGGGCACGGTGTCTCACACGTGGTGCCCATCTCCGAAGGCAACGTGCTACCAGGCCTGACGAGGCGTGCTGACTACGCCGGCAGCAACCTCACTAGCTACCTGCTGCAGCTGCTCAACGACGCCGGCCACAAGTTCACGGACGACCACCTGCACATCATCGAGCACATCAAGAAGAAGTGCTGCTACTCGGCACTCAAGCCAGAGGAGGAGCTTAGCCTGTGCCTGGAGGATCTGCGTGTGGACTATGAGCTCCCTGACGGCAAGCTCATCACCATCGGCCAGGAGCGCTTTCAGTGCGCCGAGATGCTCTTCAAGCCCACCTTGGTGGGCAGCGACCAGCCTGGTCTCCCCGAGCTCACGGCCGCCTGCCTGAACCACTGCCAGGAGGCGGGCTTCAAGGAGGAGATGGCAGCCAACGTGCTGCTGTGTGGCGGCTGCACCATGCTGGACGGCTTCCCAGAGCGCTTCCAGAGGGAGCTGAGCCTCCTCTGCCCCGGGGACAGCCCCACAGTGGCTGCTGCTCCCGAGAGGAAGACCTCCGTGTGGACTGGCGGCTCCATCCTGGCCTCCCTGCAGGCCTTCCAGCAGCTTTGGGTCAGCAAGGAAGAGTTCGAGGAGCGGGGCAGTGAAGCCATCTACAGCAAGTGCTGA
- the ACTL7A gene encoding LOW QUALITY PROTEIN: actin-like protein 7A (The sequence of the model RefSeq protein was modified relative to this genomic sequence to represent the inferred CDS: substituted 1 base at 1 genomic stop codon), whose amino-acid sequence MXAPQAAIIGAGPSERMGEQASLQTQVLQTASLKDGPAKRAVWVRRNHSEPEEPTKSPVVNNKSKLESTKAVVVDLGTGYCKCGFAGLPKPTHVISSTVGKPYMETAKTGDNRKETFVGQELVNPEVRLKLINPLRHGIIVDWDTVQDIWDYLFRQEMKIAPEKHAVLVSDPPLSPHTNREKYAEMLFETFKTPAMHIAYQSRLSMYSYGRTSGLVVEVGHGVSYVVPIYEGYPLPSITGRLDYAGSDLTTYLMGLMNNSGKHFTEDQLGIVEDIKKKCCFVALDPTEEKKVPATEHTIQYTLPDGQEIYLRQERFLCSEMFFKPSLIKSMQLGLHTQTVSCLNKCDIALKRDLMGNILLCGGSSMLSGFPNRLQKELNSMCPNDTPQVNVLPERDTAVWTGGSILASLQSFQPLWVHRFEYEEHGPFFLYRRCF is encoded by the coding sequence ATGTAGGCTCCACAGGCGGCAATCATAGGGGCTGGGCCTTCCGAGAGAATGGGTGAACAGGCCTCCCTGCAGACACAGGTCCTCCAGACTGCCTCCTTAAAGGACGGCCCAGCGAAGCGGGCAGTGTGGGTTCGCCGTAACCATTCAGAGCCGGAAGAACCTACGAAATCACCTGTGGTCAATAATAAGTCCAAGCTAGAGTCGACCAAAGCAGTGGTCGTGGACCTTGGCACGGGCTACTGTAAATGTGGCTTTGCCGGGCTGCCAAAGCCCACCCACGTGATCTCATCCACAGTGGGCAAACCCTACATGGAGACGGCCAAAACCGGGGACAATCGCAAGGAGACATTCGTGGGGCAGGAGCTTGTCAACCCAGAGGTTCGTCTCAAGCTAATTAATCCTCTGCGACATGGCATCATCGTGGACTGGGATACAGTGCAGGATATCTGGGACTATCTCTTCCGTCAAGAGATGAAGATTGCCCCAGAGAAGCACGCGGTCTTGGTTTCAGACCCACCCCTGAGCCCACACACCAATAGAGAGAAGTATGCTGAAATGCTGTTTGAGACCTTCAAAACTCCCGCAATGCATATCGCCTACCAGTCCCGCCTGTCCATGTACTCCTACGGAAGGACCTCCGGCCTGGTTGTGGAGGTCGGCCACGGTGTGTCCTACGTAGTTCCCATCTACGAGGGCTATCCTTTGCCCAGCATCACCGGACGGCTGGACTATGCGGGTTCTGACCTGACAACCTACTTGATGGGCCTGATGAACAATTCAGGGAAACACTTCACTGAGGACCAGCTGGGCATTGTGGAGGACATCAAGAAGAAATGCTGCTTTGTGGCCCTGGACCCCACTGAAGAGAAGAAAGTCCCAGCTACTGAGCATACGATCCAGTACACCCTGCCGGATGGGCAGGAGATATACCTGCGCCAGGAAAGGTTCCTCTGCTCAGAAATGTTCTTCAAGCCTTCTCTGATCAAGTCCATGCAGCTGGGCCTCCACACCCAGACAGTGTCCTGCCTTAACAAGTGTGACATCGCCCTCAAACGAGACCTCATGGGGAATATCCTACTCTGTGGGGGGAGCAGCATGCTCAGTGGTTTCCCTAACCGTCTGCAGAAGGAGCTGAACAGCATGTGTCCTAATGACACCCCCCAGGTAAACGTGTTGCCCGAAAGAGACACTGCGGTGTGGACGGGTGGCTCCATCCTAGCATCGCTTCAGAGCTTCCAACCACTGTGGGTCCACCGCTTTGAGTACGAGGAGCACGGGCCTTTCTTCCTCTACAGAAGGTGCTTCTGA